The genomic segment TCttaaaggaaagaaagagagtaagagagcgagagacagaggctGAGAGGATTGAAATAAGGAGAGGTCAAACGGTCATACCGACTGACCTGGAAGTAGATGAGGAAGCAGTCCAGCTTCCTCTTGCTGGAGCCGCGGTCAAAGTACTGTCCGCAGGTGTCCAGCAGGGTGCAGACCATGCGAATGCGGAACAGGTGCTCGGGGGGGTCCAGGGGGCTGGGGCCGCCGTCCGGGTTCACCCCGAACGAGATGAAGGAGAAGAGGGTGCGGAAGATGACCGCTGACTCCACCATGCGGTAGTTGTAGAGCTCCCCCAGGAACTTGGCACTGCTGATTCGACGCTGGTTGAACTTGGGCTGGTTCACCtgcaaaggagagggggagaaggagcgacaatggaggggggagggggggcagaggAGAAAAGGGCGTGAGatggatagacagagaggagagaaagcaggtgagatggatagacagagaggagagaaagcaggtgagatggatagacagagaggagagaaagcaggtgagatggatagacagagaggagagaaagcaggtgagatggatagacagagaggagagaaagcaggtgagatggatagacagagaggagagaaagcaggtgagatggatagacagagaggagagaaagcaggtgagatggatagacagagaggagagaaagcaggtgagatggatagacagagaggagagaaagcaggtgagatggatagacagagaggagagaaagcaggtgagatggatagacagagaggagagaaagcagGTGAGATGGATAGACAGAGAGGTGTTGAAGTTGAGTGCCTCTGTGCTCAGAAACACCATAAATATGAAGCCCCAGGGAAGACTTTACCCACATGAACCTAACATGCAGCCTGTTCACACGGTATACAACACGTAGCCTCAACAATCAATCATTCAAGTCATAAGAAACATACCATCAATCTCTCCTGCTAGGGCTCTTCACATGGCCCTGACATCCAAGAATGAACTCTTGAATCTGGGCCTGACTCCAACAAGATCCCCTTCCCCGGTCCTCACCTCAACAGCTCACCACCCTGGGCTTGCCTTCCCCTTCCCACCCCCTCCCATGGTGCTCACCTCCATTCCCAGGCGGATGTCCTCCAGAACCCCGTCCACCACGTGGATGCCCACGTCCTCCTGGTAGGCCACAAGGCCGGCCAGCAGGTTGGCCACACAGTGGATGCTGTTGTACTTGACGTTCCAGATGTTGACCATGCAGCAGATCAGGTAGCCTTTAGACTCTGGGTCCTGCCAGGGGAGTTTACGCATCTGCCTCAACAcctaggggagggaggagagaagaggacggaAACGAGGGAGACAAGGAAGCAGAGAACGAGAAGGGAGAGGTAAGATGATAATTGGCAGGTGTTTGTGATACTTCTGTTGTGGTTTTGTATGTTAAAGAAAATCAAGACTAATCGGGGGGGAAATCACACCTCTTTTTCCCCCTCATATCTCTCTATAGTGTTATGATGAATATGCATAAGCCAGTGACTGTATAAATGAGGCACCATGAACTAACACTCGCACTTGACTTTTTTCCTCCCTTactagtttcaagttttattagtcgtatatGTACGGCATACGTATGGTATTCATCGTCCAACCAAATGCTAACTTGCAGGTTACTTCTCGAAAATGCAAcaagaataagaaataataaaagaacacgaacataaagtaaatgtctGTAGAATAGAATAATACATTTTAGCATAAggataatacaggaaggcacaatttatagtccaatatttacatgtATATTGGGGAAGGGGAGAATGGGGGGCAAGTATACAAATAGAGCAGTATAATACGAGTCTGAAAGcagcaccttcctaatattgagttgcacccccttttggccTCAAAAAAGCCTCAATTTGTcgcggcatggactctacaaagtatcAAAAGCGTTACACAGAAAGTTTAATATTTTTTACCctctttttcgtgatatccaattacgatcttgtcttatcgctgcaactccccaacgggctcgggagagacgatggtcgagtcatgtgtcctccgaaacacgacccgccaaaccacgctcattaacacccacccgcttaacccggaaaccagctgcaccaaagtcagcctgcaggcgcccggcccgccacaaggagtcactagagcgcgataaGCCAAGTAAAgccaccccggccaaaccctcccctaacccggatgacgctgggccaattgtgcgccgccctatgggactcccggtcatggCCGGTGATGAcccagcctgggatcgaacctggtCTGTAGAGACGCCTCAGGCACTTTAGACCGCTGAGGCCacagaaagttacagaggcctaTATATCATAGTCCCCCAAAAATGATAACCTCCGCTGTTATTGTAATCGTGAggtgttagcatgtcttggggggtatAATATTCGTGCATCTGTACTCATCTGTACTCATCACACTCActacgattcattcaggattatccgtaaccatggtagcatccacattaaatgtagaagtgtttagaaacacattctattcttatttacaataaaaatgactccaaaatgacacaccattaatttctatttggcacaaaataatctgaaacacagcagaagcatccaacaagtttgtacagccattgtgtgctaggaatatgggatcaaatacttttgactattttaatacacATAGTGAATTTGACCCAATACCTTTGGTCCCATAAAACGAAGGGACTATGTACAAACTGCcgtcatttctaaacggttcacccgatatggagcaaaataccctcaaattatagtcgacagtctgcactttaacctcatagcttttggagctcactgtatcttaagatgaatgcactaactctTAAGTtgcactggataagagcgtctgctaaatgactcaaatgtaaaatctTCATACCTTCTCCGTGGTGACCTTGGAGAGGTCCTTGTAGAGCAGTTTGCGGATGTACTCCTGCAGCGGGGGCCTCTTCTTCCTGACAGTCTTCTCCATGGGCGGGGGGTTGCAGTAGTAGTAGGCGTTCTCCACCATGGTCACGTAGCGAGCATCCAGGTGCTGCGCCTGCTTCTTACGCATCATTTGCTCCTAAGACACGCAAACATACAAAAACAAGTGAGCCATTCAATATAGCCCAGAACGCAGCTAAAAGCCCTCAAAAAAGGCGTGTTGTCTTATTATCTTGCCAAACGTAACCTAGAAAATATGGCAGCTGTGCATGCGACATGAATAACCTCGTCCAAAAGCAATTTAGGGATAATAAAGCTGGATTAATAGAGCTTTATAAACCAGATTTAACCCTGTATTTTGGTACCAGTTAGGAAGGCCAAAACAGGTCTCTCTCCAGGACTCTGGATGCACTCCACAACCTTAGGGGAATTCCAGTACAGTGtttgagaggggtgtgtgtgtctgtttgcttGTACATTCGTGGAGGCTGCCGAGGGGAGAACGGATCATAATAATGGCCGAAACGGAATCAAACACCTGGATTTGAAAtaaattccgctccagtcattaccacgagcccgttctccccaattcaggttccaccaacctcctgtgttgtaCACGTACGTGCGTTcattgccgtgtgtgtgtgtgcatgcgtgtgtgtaccAGAAGGACGCTGGTCCGGAGGTGGGAGTCGGGGGATCTGAAGAGGAAGCGTCCACTGGTCTCCAGCAGGGTGCAGGCCATCTCTATGTGGTGATGGGAGAAATCTGACAGCAGCAtctgtagaacacacacacacacagtaacatgatgaCAGTGTAACACAATAATTGTAACAGTAatcacgtttccatccacagtttttatgcgagttaagtcatgtattgtttttttttttatcacgacaggtgtgatggaaacaggaagtgtcaATACAATTTCAGAAATGTCGACAAACAATTTGttagttcgacatggtgggatcattTTGTGTCGGTAAAACTAATTATGTGAGATTTGCAGTGAAAActcctttatgcgcaaatattgatataataaaccATCATGTTGATGTGAATTTGGAGTCACGAGATATGCTAAGTTGTACCACCCCTACAACATGGAAATGTACTAAGAGTTTATAGGCAGATTAAATAAGTTCTGATGAACTTCATGGTGGTTAAGTGATGGGTGGTGATGAGCTTCGAAGGTGTTATTTGAatgctggtgacatgatgattgatgcaTGGCTGCCAATTATCAAATACAaattataaactgtgtggttcgagccctgaatgctgattggctgacagcggtGGTAtttcagaccatataccacaggtatgacaaaacatgaatttttactgctctaattaagtAGGTAACCAGTTTACAATAGCAACGATGCGTCGTGCCTAAGGTGGTataatggccatataccacaccccctcgtgctttATTGCTTAATAATATTGCTCTTATCCATATCTCagcatatttacattttagtcatttagcagacgctcttatccagagcgacttacagtagtgaatgcatacatttcatacattttttttcttcccatacgggtcccccgtgggaatcgaacccacaaccctggcgttgcaaacaccatgctcgcGGGACCATATAACTTATAACCTACCCTTGTCCACTTTATCAGCAAACTGTTATCTAGAGAGCATGTGCCAAAACCAGATTGGGCACGTTACCTATTTATAGCAACAGTTAGTGACAAAACTATTGGTAGAGGTAAAAATGAAATGGAAACATTGAACTTCTGCTTTTTATTTGGTACAGGAAAATGTGAATATTGTTTTCATGCAGATTTTAGAAGAGTCGCATGAatatctgtcgccaattggatggaaacctagctaacgATAGCACAGCTTCCTGGTGAGAGAGATGCAGCCCCTACCTTCAGACAATGCAGAGTGTCCGTTTTTGAGAACAACTTGAACTTGGCCAGCTCCCCGATAAACCTTacagttttattttttgtttcgATGTTGATCTGGTCCTTCTTCCGGATCTACAAGGAAACACAACAAGCATTGTGTATTAAAAACTCTTTCAAAACTGTTTGTTTCCTTCAGTATAAGTCCTATTTTAATGAGGCAGTGGTTCTGTATGAAAGACACAACGAGGAAGGTGCTAATAGCTGTAGTAAAGTCTTGGGACCTACGTGGAACCTGAAGTCTCCTTTGAGTATGGAGCACAGGTCCTCGGCCACATCTGACATGCAGGGGTGAAGGGTGGCCACCAGACGGGAGTAAAAGGGCAGCAGATCCAACCTGgaagaacacaacacaaccatgagCTTTACAATAGCATAAGTACCATTGACTTCCTTTATGCCATTTCAAATTAAATGAGGAGCAACAGCACCACCTAGTGGGGAGAAAAGAAAAAACATATTCCCACACAAATCAATACATGATCAAATCCTTCCAAATTCACTATCTGcatgtgcatgcgtgcatgcttTGTCAGGGAACGGTGAAGAGAGTCCGGACCAGCTTCCTGATCCAATCCTTCCAAATGAACTATCTGCTTTATAGTGTGTGTGGTACCTTTGTCTGGGAACGGTGAAGAGAGCCCGGACCAGCTTCCTCCTGTTTGACTTGGTGTTCATGTTCATGCAGAAATCCATGGCAGCCTGTGAACAAACACACCTACAGTCAGACTAATTCACTGCACAACTGTGTACTTAGTACCATATTCACTGTGAATCGTTGCCTTTGTGGCTAAACTCAAATTGTCAAGCTGGGAATACATCCTTCTGGTACGCTGAAGGTGTGTGTTCTCTCCTTGCCTTGTCTATGAGGTCTCTGTTGACACAGTTGGGAAGCTGCTGGATGAAGGCGTCCACGATGAGCTTCAGATGGGACCCGGTGCTTGCCTCCTCATCCTCTTGTTCTTCATACAGAAACAGGGAGGACACAGTCAAACATGTATACAACAAAGTCATGCTCCAAATAGCTCCTTAGCGAACTTAAGAGTCACTCACCGACAGAAACAGAAAGAGCAAAGCCATAGCATAGGTATAAGCCTAGGAACGGGGTTGATACATGTGGTATATTAGAAACCTTGTGAATGACTGTCTGGTTTCCACATGCTCAGCAACACACCTCTGTTTAGTTGATTGGCCCTGAGCACCCATGAGTGGGCCCTAGCTCTGTTTCCCTGACCTCTCTCATACCCTAACTTGATCCCTGGAaaagacacacaaacaccaaGACACTGTCCATGTCAATAACCAACATGGTTCCTTTATCCAGAGGTTGTAGATATTAGATTATTGCCACCCTCTTGTTGTCTTTGTCAAAATGGAAAGCTGGGTGTGCAAAGcgctgggtggtgtgtgctgctTGGTGGCTGGTGGGTGGATAGAGAATACCTTCATCTTTACCTTGCTCGTCCAACAGCTTTTTGGCGAGCTCTGCCTCGTTCTCTGCCTCGTCAGGTCCATCCAGCTCCAGAGGGTCATCAGCGATGTCTAGAGCCTCGAGCTCCAACTCCAACTCCTCTGTGGTGGCCGCAGCATCTTTAGCCTCTGAGGAAAGGACACAGCAACAAGAGCAGGCTCAGTCAGACAGCCTGAGTGTCTGTGTGAGTCTGCATGCGTGCATATGTGTAGGTGGCTGTACCTTTAGCAGCAGCCTCCTCTTTGTCCTTGCCCTTCTCGTTATCTTTGAACAGGATGGCGGGGACGAAGGCCTTCAGGTCCACCATGTTCTCGTAGAAGTTCCTGGCATCCTCGTCCTCCCAGATGCCCCCCTCCAGGTCATACTCTCCGGGCTTCCCAGGGGTGAAGATGTCAATGCCAGGGCCGTGCTCTATTacacagagaggaaaggagacgGCTAGTTACACAGACACCAAAGACTGTAGGCTACATATAACCAACAGCAATAAAATATGATAACAATGTGGCTTTATAACACAAATCACCCAAAAGTACAACAAAAAGCTCAGTCTTTACATTGTTCCTATAACAAAGTAATAAACAGTATACAAGGGTTGTTACTCTTTACCTTCCTGCACAGTCTTGTCCAGTGGAAGCTCTGGCATGTTCTCATCCAGAAAGTCGGCCAGAGACTGGGTGTTAGCCAGCAGCTTCTGGTAGGACGTGGCAAACTCCTCATGCTGCTTGTGTCTGTCCTCACTCAGCTCCCCTTTGGAGTGGAGGATACGCCTGGAGGGAGAAAAAACATGGAGCTGTCAGTATGTACACGcaaacacatttagcatgttACTCAAATAGGCAAATTGTCATGTACTGTGGCAGGAGTATACACTGAAATCAATAATACAAGAGAAGAAGTGAGATAGGTCATGGAGAAAAGTTTCTCCAAGTAACCTAGGCCCCATCACCTGTTCTGCCTCTCAATGTTCTGCAGCTCGCGGTGGTCCTTCTTCAGGTGCTTGGTGAGCGAGGTGAAGTACTCCCTCAGAAGGTTCTGAAAGGGCTGCTGCTTCTCTGTGTTGATGATCTCGCTGGGAGGGAAGGCCAGGCCAAACTTCTCCCGTGCAGCCTTCACCTTGCGAGGCACCAGGCCCGCGATGTCGTCCCCGCAGTGCTTACAGAAGCTGATGACCACTGACACATGCGTGTGTGTCTCGCGGTCTGTCCCGATGATGCTCTTCAGCTGCTCGTAGATGAGTGACAGGCCCTCCTTGTCCGTGAACAGGCCTACGATGGTGAGCTCTGCGATGAAGCGCAGGTCGGTGCGCAGCTTGCTCACGTTGGGTGCCTTCTCTTCCTTGCGTGCCTCAAAGTGCCTTTTCCAGGCCTGGAGGAGCAGTGGGGCAAATTCGGCGTAGCGCTGGTGGAAGAGGGAGCACAGGTGCACGGCGCAGCCCACGTCAGAGATCTTCAGCTTGGCCTCCACCACAGAGCCCACCGCCTCGCCGATGTACTTGCTGAGGTTTAGTGAGCCAAAGTCGTTGGAGAGGGCATCGCGCTGCTGCTCGGTGAGCGTGCGCAGCTTCTTGACAAAGGCTGTGTTCTTCTTCAAGCTGGAGTCAAGGCGGCTAAAGAAGGTCTCCTCGGGACGGCCCTCATGGGCGTTCTGGTTGCGGACGCGAAGCTCCTTCCGGCACTGATGGCGCTCCCAGGCCTCCTGGTGGAGCTGGtggccctcctccttctccctggaGTGGGAAGAAAGATGGAGAATCAAAATACTGACCATACACAAAGTTCATGATGTTGAGAGCACCTACAGTAGAACATGATACATTATTATAGTGGTTCCTCCCCTGAGCTCTTACTTGAGTTGAGCTGCCTCCTCTTCACGCTGTCTCTTGGCCTCCTCCTCCTGAACTttcctctcctgctcctcctgctgcttcttctcttcttcctccttcttcctctgctcctcctctgccttctgtttctcctcctctttccgtTTCCGCTCTTTTTCTTCCTTCTTTCTTTTGTCTTCCTCAAGCCGCCTCCGCTTTTCCTCTGCAGCCTTACCAATATCTTTCTTGCCACTCATCTTTGCCTCATCCTTCACTTTATCCCGGGAGGAGGCGGGCCGTCTATCACCATCCCTGTCTTTCTCCTTGTTACTAAAGGAGCTCACCTCTTTCTCATCCATGTTTAATGATCTCTTGCCCTCAGCAGGCATTCTAGAAAAACAAAAAACTAAATTGAGTCATTCTCATTAGCAGTGTTACACATATCAGAGCTAGGCAAGCCTAGTTAATAACATACACTTTGACTTAACGTTAATATTCGCTGATCATAACATTGGCTAATTCACATTGCTAGCTACACACGCATCACAAAATGTCGATATAACAATACTAGCTGTGCTGTGACTGGTCGAGCCGCTAAAAGTTTTAGCCTGCCGTTGGTGAAAGCGTCAtaagattaaatgtcagtgaTTGAACATTCCAATAACTCAGCTAACTAGTTATTTTTCTAATATCCGCGAACTACCATATCTAGCTATATAGGTAACGTTATAAAATGCCCCCCCCTCTTAAATCGCATTtatttgatagtgttgttaaggaaACGTTAGCTATGTTGACATTGTCTTACCTACGACGCACGTATAGCTAGCCTAACATAGCATGGCAACTTGCTGAACACACAACGGTTAGGTAAGAACCGTTAGCTGTACAATTGCTAAATTACGACGATTACGTACAATCATTTTAGAACAATGCAATAACGTGTAAACAAATTTTTTTTTACCACAAGTGTCGACAAAACAGCACACACTAAGCCAACGTTACGTTGCTAacgcgttagctagctaactgttgttaGGCCGCTTCGGCTTGAATAGAGGTAAACAAATGGCTTGGTAGCCCGCGAGCACTAAGATCGTCGATGTCAATCGTCTGCATAAACCAAAAATAAGCGGCAATATATATATTAGTAATCATTACATGTCGTTCATTATAGAATATAGTCTAAAACACATTATTACCTTCGATTTCTGTCAACATAAACATCAGACTTGTGTTAATAAGTAAAAATGATTTCCTTGTGCGGGAAAGGACCCCTTTGATTGAGCACCAAACATTCTGCCTGAAAGGAAATGTAGGCCTAATCTTCTTTGTTTATTGAATCGATATGCAGATCGAatatatttaaaatattttttaaggAATATTTTATCAATAGATAATAGTTTACCTACACAAATGATATAACTGAGTTATGTATTCATTAATTCAGACAGGCAATGTCGCAGATGACATTAGGGAGTgttgtctctgttgtgtctgcTGGAGCAACAGTTGCAGCCGAGAGTTCCAGtcaattatgtatatatacacacataacatttcagtcatttagcagacttacaTGAGCAATATGCTTTTATCCTTTGTCAATTatccttgctcaaaggcacatctTCAGATTTTTCACCTAATCGGCTCGGAGATTCAAACCAGCGATGTTTTGGTTATTGACCTAACACTCTTAACGCTAAGCTACCTGCTGTGGGTAGAGATTTATTTTGGTTCA from the Salmo salar chromosome ssa17, Ssal_v3.1, whole genome shotgun sequence genome contains:
- the LOC106576024 gene encoding regulator of nonsense transcripts 2 isoform X4, producing the protein MFMLTEIEVFCFSRMPAEGKRSLNMDEKEVSSFSNKEKDRDGDRRPASSRDKVKDEAKMSGKKDIGKAAEEKRRRLEEDKRKKEEKERKRKEEEKQKAEEEQRKKEEEEKKQQEEQERKVQEEEAKRQREEEAAQLKEKEEGHQLHQEAWERHQCRKELRVRNQNAHEGRPEETFFSRLDSSLKKNTAFVKKLRTLTEQQRDALSNDFGSLNLSKYIGEAVGSVVEAKLKISDVGCAVHLCSLFHQRYAEFAPLLLQAWKRHFEARKEEKAPNVSKLRTDLRFIAELTIVGLFTDKEGLSLIYEQLKSIIGTDRETHTHVSVVISFCKHCGDDIAGLVPRKVKAAREKFGLAFPPSEIINTEKQQPFQNLLREYFTSLTKHLKKDHRELQNIERQNRRILHSKGELSEDRHKQHEEFATSYQKLLANTQSLADFLDENMPELPLDKTVQEEHGPGIDIFTPGKPGEYDLEGGIWEDEDARNFYENMVDLKAFVPAILFKDNEKGKDKEEAAAKEAKDAAATTEELELELEALDIADDPLELDGPDEAENEAELAKKLLDEQGKDEEQEDEEASTGSHLKLIVDAFIQQLPNCVNRDLIDKAAMDFCMNMNTKSNRRKLVRALFTVPRQRLDLLPFYSRLVATLHPCMSDVAEDLCSILKGDFRFHIRKKDQINIETKNKTVRFIGELAKFKLFSKTDTLHCLKMLLSDFSHHHIEMACTLLETSGRFLFRSPDSHLRTSVLLEQMMRKKQAQHLDARYVTMVENAYYYCNPPPMEKTVRKKRPPLQEYIRKLLYKDLSKVTTEKVLRQMRKLPWQDPESKGYLICCMVNIWNVKYNSIHCVANLLAGLVAYQEDVGIHVVDGVLEDIRLGMEVNQPKFNQRRISSAKFLGELYNYRMVESAVIFRTLFSFISFGVNPDGGPSPLDPPEHLFRIRMVCTLLDTCGQYFDRGSSKRKLDCFLIYFQRYIWWKKSVEVWSAEHQFPIDIDYMISDTLELLRPKMRLCISLEDSARQVTELEREFLVKLGLAMDGQKDGRPSSAMGSEGEALDEDDDDDDEEGGADTEEQSGNESEMNEPEEEEGSENEEEEREEEEEENTDYLTDSNKENETDEENNEVTIRGGGLKHVACAEDEDFIQALDKMMLENLQQRSGEAVKVHQLDVAIPLQLKSQLKKGPGGPVCSGEGDADISDTMQFVMLTRKGNKQQFKILNVPLSSHLAANHFNQQQAEQEERMRMKKLTLDINERQEQEDYQEMMASLAQRPAPANTNRERRPRYQHPKGAPNADLIFKTGGRKQETKQERNERHEKRDRQERQEKHKRNDRYEGQEARASQLSRTRY
- the LOC106576024 gene encoding regulator of nonsense transcripts 2 isoform X1, encoding MFMLTEIEVFCFSRMPAEGKRSLNMDEKEVSSFSNKEKDRDGDRRPASSRDKVKDEAKMSGKKDIGKAAEEKRRRLEEDKRKKEEKERKRKEEEKQKAEEEQRKKEEEEKKQQEEQERKVQEEEAKRQREEEAAQLKEKEEGHQLHQEAWERHQCRKELRVRNQNAHEGRPEETFFSRLDSSLKKNTAFVKKLRTLTEQQRDALSNDFGSLNLSKYIGEAVGSVVEAKLKISDVGCAVHLCSLFHQRYAEFAPLLLQAWKRHFEARKEEKAPNVSKLRTDLRFIAELTIVGLFTDKEGLSLIYEQLKSIIGTDRETHTHVSVVISFCKHCGDDIAGLVPRKVKAAREKFGLAFPPSEIINTEKQQPFQNLLREYFTSLTKHLKKDHRELQNIERQNRRILHSKGELSEDRHKQHEEFATSYQKLLANTQSLADFLDENMPELPLDKTVQEEHGPGIDIFTPGKPGEYDLEGGIWEDEDARNFYENMVDLKAFVPAILFKDNEKGKDKEEAAAKEAKDAAATTEELELELEALDIADDPLELDGPDEAENEAELAKKLLDEQGKDEGIKLGYERGQGNRARAHSWVLRANQLNREQEDEEASTGSHLKLIVDAFIQQLPNCVNRDLIDKAAMDFCMNMNTKSNRRKLVRALFTVPRQRLDLLPFYSRLVATLHPCMSDVAEDLCSILKGDFRFHIRKKDQINIETKNKTVRFIGELAKFKLFSKTDTLHCLKMLLSDFSHHHIEMACTLLETSGRFLFRSPDSHLRTSVLLEQMMRKKQAQHLDARYVTMVENAYYYCNPPPMEKTVRKKRPPLQEYIRKLLYKDLSKVTTEKVLRQMRKLPWQDPESKGYLICCMVNIWNVKYNSIHCVANLLAGLVAYQEDVGIHVVDGVLEDIRLGMEVNQPKFNQRRISSAKFLGELYNYRMVESAVIFRTLFSFISFGVNPDGGPSPLDPPEHLFRIRMVCTLLDTCGQYFDRGSSKRKLDCFLIYFQRYIWWKKSVEVWSAEHQFPIDIDYMISDTLELLRPKMRLCISLEDSARQVTELEREFLVKLGLAMDGQKDGRPSSAMGSEGEALDEDDDDDDEEGGADTEEQSGNESEMNEPEEEEGSENEEEEREEEEEENTDYLTDSNKENETDEENNEVTIRGGGLKHVACAEDEDFIQALDKMMLENLQQRSGEAVKVHQLDVAIPLQLKSQLKKGPGGPVCSGEGDADISDTMQFVMLTRKGNKQQFKILNVPLSSHLAANHFNQQQAEQEERMRMKKLTLDINERQEQEDYQEMMASLAQRPAPANTNRERRPRYQHPKGAPNADLIFKTGGRKQETKQERNERHEKRDRQERQEKHKRNDRYEGQEARASQLSRTRY
- the LOC106576024 gene encoding regulator of nonsense transcripts 2 isoform X3, with amino-acid sequence MPAEGKRSLNMDEKEVSSFSNKEKDRDGDRRPASSRDKVKDEAKMSGKKDIGKAAEEKRRRLEEDKRKKEEKERKRKEEEKQKAEEEQRKKEEEEKKQQEEQERKVQEEEAKRQREEEAAQLKEKEEGHQLHQEAWERHQCRKELRVRNQNAHEGRPEETFFSRLDSSLKKNTAFVKKLRTLTEQQRDALSNDFGSLNLSKYIGEAVGSVVEAKLKISDVGCAVHLCSLFHQRYAEFAPLLLQAWKRHFEARKEEKAPNVSKLRTDLRFIAELTIVGLFTDKEGLSLIYEQLKSIIGTDRETHTHVSVVISFCKHCGDDIAGLVPRKVKAAREKFGLAFPPSEIINTEKQQPFQNLLREYFTSLTKHLKKDHRELQNIERQNRRILHSKGELSEDRHKQHEEFATSYQKLLANTQSLADFLDENMPELPLDKTVQEEHGPGIDIFTPGKPGEYDLEGGIWEDEDARNFYENMVDLKAFVPAILFKDNEKGKDKEEAAAKEAKDAAATTEELELELEALDIADDPLELDGPDEAENEAELAKKLLDEQGKDEGIKLGYERGQGNRARAHSWVLRANQLNREQEDEEASTGSHLKLIVDAFIQQLPNCVNRDLIDKAAMDFCMNMNTKSNRRKLVRALFTVPRQRLDLLPFYSRLVATLHPCMSDVAEDLCSILKGDFRFHIRKKDQINIETKNKTVRFIGELAKFKLFSKTDTLHCLKMLLSDFSHHHIEMACTLLETSGRFLFRSPDSHLRTSVLLEQMMRKKQAQHLDARYVTMVENAYYYCNPPPMEKTVRKKRPPLQEYIRKLLYKDLSKVTTEKVLRQMRKLPWQDPESKGYLICCMVNIWNVKYNSIHCVANLLAGLVAYQEDVGIHVVDGVLEDIRLGMEVNQPKFNQRRISSAKFLGELYNYRMVESAVIFRTLFSFISFGVNPDGGPSPLDPPEHLFRIRMVCTLLDTCGQYFDRGSSKRKLDCFLIYFQRYIWWKKSVEVWSAEHQFPIDIDYMISDTLELLRPKMRLCISLEDSARQVTELEREFLVKLGLAMDGQKDGRPSSAMGSEGEALDEDDDDDDEEGGADTEEQSGNESEMNEPEEEEGSENEEEEREEEEEENTDYLTDSNKENETDEENNEVTIRGGGLKHVACAEDEDFIQALDKMMLENLQQRSGEAVKVHQLDVAIPLQLKSQLKKGPGGPVCSGEGDADISDTMQFVMLTRKGNKQQFKILNVPLSSHLAANHFNQQQAEQEERMRMKKLTLDINERQEQEDYQEMMASLAQRPAPANTNRERRPRYQHPKGAPNADLIFKTGGRKQETKQERNERHEKRDRQERQEKHKRNDRYEGQEARASQLSRTRY
- the LOC106576024 gene encoding regulator of nonsense transcripts 2 isoform X6, yielding MFMLTEIEVFCFSRMPAEGKRSLNMDEKEVSSFSNKEKDRDGDRRPASSRDKVKDEAKMSGKKDIGKAAEEKRRRLEEDKRKKEEKERKRKEEEKQKAEEEQRKKEEEEKKQQEEQERKVQEEEAKRQREEEAAQLKEKEEGHQLHQEAWERHQCRKELRVRNQNAHEGRPEETFFSRLDSSLKKNTAFVKKLRTLTEQQRDALSNDFGSLNLSKYIGEAVGSVVEAKLKISDVGCAVHLCSLFHQRYAEFAPLLLQAWKRHFEARKEEKAPNVSKLRTDLRFIAELTIVGLFTDKEGLSLIYEQLKSIIGTDRETHTHVSVVISFCKHCGDDIAGLVPRKVKAAREKFGLAFPPSEIINTEKQQPFQNLLREYFTSLTKHLKKDHRELQNIERQNRRILHSKGELSEDRHKQHEEFATSYQKLLANTQSLADFLDENMPELPLDKTVQEEHGPGIDIFTPGKPGEYDLEGGIWEDEDARNFYENMVDLKAFVPAILFKDNEKGKDKEEAAAKEAKDAAATTEELELELEALDIADDPLELDGPDEAENEAELAKKLLDEQGKDEGIKLGYERGQGNRARAHSWVLRANQLNREQEDEEASTGSHLKLIVDAFIQQLPNCVNRDLIDKAAMDFCMNMNTKSNRRKLVRALFTVPRQRLDLLPFYSRLVATLHPCMSDVAEDLCSILKGDFRFHIRKKDQINIETKNKTVRFIGELAKFKLFSKTDTLHCLKMLLSDFSHHHIEMACTLLETSGRFLFRSPDSHLRTSVLLEQMMRKKQAQHLDARYVTMVENAYYYCNPPPMEKTVRKKRPPLQEYIRKLLYKDLSKVTTEKVLRQMRKLPWQDPESKGYLICCMVNIWNVKYNSIHCVANLLAGLVAYQEDVGIHVVDGVLEDIRLGMEVNQPKFNQRRISSAKFLGELYNYRMVESAVIFRTLFSFISFGVNPDGGPSPLDPPEHLFRIRMVCTLLDTCGQYFDRGSSKRKLDCFLIYFQRYIWWKKSVEVWSAEHQFPIDIDYMISDTLELLRPKMRLCISLEDSARQVTELEREFLVKLGLAMDGQKDGRPSSAMGSEGEALDEDDDDDDEEGGADTEEQSGNESEMNEPEEEEGSENEEEEREEEEEENTDYLTDSNKENETDEENNEVTIRGGGLKHVACAEDEDFIQALDKMMLENLQQRSGEAVKVHQLDVAIPLQLKSQLKKGPGGPVCSGEGDADISDTMQFVMLTRKGNKQQFKILNVPLSSHLAANHFNQQQAEQEERMRMKKLTLDINERQEQEDYQEMMASLAQRPAPANTNRERRPRYQHPKGAPNADLIFKTGGRR